A DNA window from Enterobacter asburiae contains the following coding sequences:
- a CDS encoding cytochrome b — MQLRNTSRRYGIISIGLHWIFAIAVYGMFGLGLWMVTLSYYDGWYHQAPELHKSIGVLLMLGLVFRVIWRHISPPPAAPKTHGKMTRLSAVAAHIALYALLFAILISGYLISTADGKPISVFGLFDVPATLSDAGAQADTAGVVHLWLAWSVVILSVLHGLAALKHHFIDKDDTLKRMLGRSSVDSGA, encoded by the coding sequence ATGCAACTGCGTAACACCTCCCGGCGCTACGGAATAATATCCATAGGTTTGCACTGGATATTTGCTATTGCCGTCTACGGTATGTTTGGCCTTGGACTCTGGATGGTCACGCTCAGCTATTACGACGGCTGGTATCACCAGGCACCGGAGTTACATAAAAGCATTGGCGTTCTCCTGATGCTGGGTCTGGTTTTTCGCGTGATCTGGCGACATATTTCCCCGCCGCCCGCGGCGCCGAAGACTCACGGAAAAATGACCCGCCTGAGTGCCGTTGCCGCGCATATCGCGCTCTATGCGCTGCTCTTCGCCATTCTGATCAGCGGCTATCTTATCTCAACGGCGGACGGTAAGCCGATTAGCGTCTTTGGCCTTTTTGACGTCCCGGCAACGCTCAGCGATGCGGGCGCTCAGGCTGACACCGCCGGGGTCGTTCACCTCTGGCTTGCGTGGAGCGTCGTGATCCTGTCCGTGCTGCACGGGCTTGCCGCCCTCAAACACCATTTTATTGATAAAGACGATACGCTAAAGCGCATGCTTGGCCGCTCGTCAGTTGACTCTGGAGCATAA
- the solA gene encoding N-methyl-L-tryptophan oxidase — protein MRYDLIIIGSGSVGSAAGYYATQAGLKVLMIDAHLPPHSEGSHHGDTRLMRHAYGEGERYVPLVLRAQTLWDELATQTEERIFERTGVINLGPAHSDFLAGVERSAKAFNLDVEKLDATGITARWPEITVPDDYIGLFEAHSGVLHCETAIKTWIDLAAKAGCAQLFNCPVEAITHDENGVTVTTLDGDYSASRLLVSAGTWVTRLLPELPIQPVRKVFSWFQSDGRYSAQNKFPAFTGELPNGDQFYGFPSEKDALKIGKHNGGQAIASPDERKPFGACPQDGSEAFSFLRTILPGVGGLLYGAACTYDNTPDEDFIIDTLPGHDNVLLITGLSGHGFKFASVLGEIAAQFGQGIAPQFDLTPFSLSRFNR, from the coding sequence ATGAGATACGACTTAATCATTATTGGTAGCGGCTCCGTGGGTTCCGCTGCCGGTTATTACGCAACACAGGCAGGTCTGAAGGTCCTGATGATCGATGCCCACCTTCCTCCTCATTCTGAGGGCAGCCATCATGGCGATACCCGTCTCATGCGCCATGCGTATGGAGAAGGCGAGCGCTATGTGCCGCTGGTGCTTCGCGCCCAGACGCTGTGGGATGAACTGGCGACACAGACCGAAGAGCGTATTTTCGAGCGTACCGGCGTCATCAACCTTGGCCCTGCTCATTCTGATTTTCTCGCCGGCGTCGAGCGCAGCGCAAAAGCCTTTAATCTGGATGTTGAGAAACTGGACGCGACGGGCATTACCGCGCGCTGGCCTGAAATTACCGTCCCTGACGATTACATCGGCCTCTTTGAAGCCCACTCCGGCGTGCTGCATTGTGAAACGGCAATCAAAACCTGGATCGATCTTGCCGCTAAGGCCGGCTGTGCGCAGCTGTTTAACTGTCCGGTGGAGGCCATCACCCATGACGAGAATGGCGTCACGGTAACGACTCTTGACGGCGACTATTCAGCGTCCCGCCTGCTCGTCAGCGCAGGAACCTGGGTCACTCGCCTGCTGCCGGAACTGCCAATCCAGCCGGTGCGGAAGGTCTTCTCCTGGTTCCAGTCGGATGGTCGCTACAGCGCGCAGAATAAATTCCCGGCCTTCACCGGCGAATTGCCGAATGGCGATCAGTTCTACGGTTTCCCTTCCGAGAAAGACGCGCTGAAAATCGGTAAACACAACGGTGGCCAGGCGATCGCCTCCCCTGACGAACGCAAGCCTTTTGGCGCCTGTCCACAGGATGGTTCAGAAGCCTTCTCGTTCCTGCGCACTATTCTTCCTGGCGTCGGTGGCTTGCTGTATGGCGCGGCCTGTACCTACGACAACACGCCGGATGAAGACTTCATCATTGATACCCTGCCAGGGCATGACAACGTCCTGCTGATTACCGGGCTGAGCGGCCATGGCTTTAAGTTCGCTTCCGTGCTGGGCGAGATCGCCGCACAGTTTGGCCAGGGCATCGCGCCGCAGTTTGATCTGACGCCCTTCTCACTCTCGCGTTTTAACAGATAA
- a CDS encoding Kdo(2)-lipid IV(A) acyltransferase — translation MTQLPKFTAALLHPRYWLTWLGIGFLWLLVQLPYPVIFRLGKFLGRFAQLFMKRRARIAYRNLELCFPQMSEPERHDMVAKNFESVGMGLMETGMAWFWPDKRMARWSEVTGTGMEPVHTLQANQTGVLLIGVHFLTLEIGARMFGMQAPGIGVYRPNDNPVIDLIQTNGRMRSNKSMIDRKDLKGMIRALKSGEVVWYAPDHDYGPQASVFVPFFAVEEAATTSGTWMLARMSKAAIVPFVPRRKPDGSGYELMMLEPELAPPLDDAETTARWMNSVVEKCIMLAPEQYMWLHRRFKTRPQGTPSRY, via the coding sequence ATGACCCAGTTACCAAAATTTACTGCCGCCCTTTTGCATCCCCGCTATTGGTTGACCTGGCTTGGCATCGGCTTTTTATGGCTTCTGGTACAGCTTCCCTACCCTGTTATTTTTCGGTTGGGTAAATTTCTGGGCCGCTTCGCGCAACTGTTTATGAAGCGTCGCGCCAGAATCGCGTACCGCAATCTTGAGCTGTGTTTTCCCCAGATGAGCGAGCCAGAGCGTCACGATATGGTCGCGAAGAATTTCGAATCCGTCGGGATGGGGCTCATGGAGACCGGTATGGCGTGGTTCTGGCCGGACAAACGCATGGCCCGCTGGAGCGAGGTAACGGGAACCGGCATGGAGCCTGTGCATACGCTTCAGGCCAACCAGACGGGCGTTTTGCTGATCGGCGTTCATTTCCTGACGCTGGAAATCGGGGCGCGCATGTTCGGCATGCAGGCGCCCGGCATTGGCGTTTATCGTCCTAACGATAACCCGGTCATCGATTTAATCCAGACCAACGGCCGCATGCGCTCCAACAAAAGCATGATCGACCGTAAGGACCTGAAGGGGATGATCCGCGCGCTGAAATCCGGTGAAGTGGTCTGGTATGCCCCCGACCACGACTACGGCCCACAGGCCAGCGTATTTGTCCCCTTCTTCGCCGTTGAAGAGGCCGCCACAACGAGCGGTACCTGGATGCTGGCGCGGATGTCTAAAGCTGCCATCGTGCCTTTCGTCCCTCGTCGTAAGCCGGATGGTTCAGGCTACGAGCTAATGATGCTGGAACCGGAGCTTGCGCCACCGCTTGACGATGCGGAAACCACCGCGCGCTGGATGAACAGCGTTGTGGAGAAGTGCATCATGCTGGCGCCCGAGCAGTATATGTGGCTGCACCGCCGTTTTAAAACGCGTCCACAAGGCACGCCGTCCCGCTATTAA
- the mdtG gene encoding multidrug efflux MFS transporter MdtG has product MSPSDAPINWKRNLAVAWLGCFLTGAAFSLVMPFLPLYVEQLGVTGHSALNMWSGLVFSITFLFSAMASPFWGGLADRKGRKIMLLRSALGMAIIMALMGVAQNVWQFLILRALLGLLGGFIPNANALIATQIPRHKSGWALGTLSTGGVSGALLGPLAGGLLADNYGLRPVFFITASVLFLCFIVTLLCIRENFTPVAKKEMLHAREVLTSLKNPRLVLSLFVTTMIIQVATGSIAPILTLYVRDLAGNVSNIAFISGLIASVPGVAALLSAPRLGKLGDRVGPEKILIFALVISVLLLIPMSMVQTPWQLGVLRFLLGAADGALLPAVQTLLIYNSTNQIAGRIFSYNQSFRDIGNVTGPLLGAGISASFGFRAVFIVTAGVVLFNAIYSWFSLSRALRPVTE; this is encoded by the coding sequence ATGTCACCCTCAGATGCCCCCATAAACTGGAAGCGTAACCTCGCGGTTGCGTGGCTTGGTTGTTTTCTTACCGGCGCGGCCTTTAGCCTGGTCATGCCCTTCCTGCCGCTCTACGTCGAACAGCTTGGCGTAACGGGCCACAGCGCGCTCAATATGTGGTCCGGTCTGGTATTCAGCATCACGTTTCTCTTTTCCGCGATGGCCTCGCCCTTCTGGGGCGGCCTTGCCGACCGCAAGGGACGTAAAATCATGCTGCTTCGTTCGGCGCTGGGGATGGCCATTATCATGGCGCTGATGGGCGTGGCGCAGAACGTCTGGCAGTTTCTGATCCTGCGCGCGCTGCTGGGCCTGCTGGGAGGATTTATTCCCAACGCGAATGCCCTGATAGCCACGCAAATCCCCCGCCATAAGAGCGGCTGGGCGCTAGGAACACTCTCCACCGGCGGCGTGAGCGGTGCTCTGCTGGGACCGCTGGCCGGCGGATTACTGGCGGATAACTACGGCCTGCGGCCGGTCTTCTTTATCACCGCCAGCGTGTTGTTCCTGTGCTTTATCGTCACCCTGCTCTGTATCCGGGAAAACTTCACGCCTGTCGCCAAAAAAGAGATGCTCCACGCCAGAGAGGTGCTGACCTCGCTCAAAAATCCCAGACTGGTGCTGAGCCTGTTCGTGACGACAATGATTATCCAGGTGGCTACCGGGTCGATTGCCCCTATTCTGACGCTGTACGTTCGCGATCTGGCGGGTAACGTCAGCAATATTGCGTTCATCAGCGGGCTGATTGCCTCCGTGCCCGGCGTGGCGGCGCTGCTGAGCGCCCCGAGGCTGGGTAAACTGGGAGACCGCGTTGGTCCCGAGAAAATCCTGATCTTCGCGCTGGTCATTTCCGTCCTGCTGCTTATCCCGATGTCTATGGTGCAAACGCCATGGCAGCTGGGCGTCCTGCGCTTTTTACTGGGTGCCGCTGATGGCGCGTTGCTGCCCGCCGTACAGACCCTGCTGATCTACAACTCCACGAACCAGATCGCCGGGCGTATTTTCAGCTATAACCAGTCATTCCGCGATATCGGTAACGTCACAGGACCGCTGCTCGGAGCCGGGATCTCCGCCAGCTTCGGTTTTCGCGCCGTCTTTATCGTGACGGCGGGCGTCGTGCTGTTTAATGCCATCTATTCATGGTTCAGTCTATCCCGCGCGCTGCGGCCCGTGACGGAATAA
- a CDS encoding YceI family protein, translating to MKKHLLGIALGSLLFTAGSAVAADYKIDKEGQHAFVNFRIQHLGYSWLYGTFKDFDGTFTFDEKNPAADKVNVTINTNSVDTNHAERDKHLRSGEFLNVAKYPQATFTSTEVKKEGDKLNITGNLTLNGVTKPVTLDAKLLGQGDDPWGGKRAGFEAAGKIHLKDFNITTDLGPASQDVELIISVEGVQQKS from the coding sequence ATGAAAAAACACCTGCTGGGTATCGCCCTGGGTTCTCTGTTATTCACCGCCGGTTCCGCCGTGGCGGCTGATTATAAAATTGATAAAGAGGGCCAGCACGCTTTCGTCAATTTCCGTATTCAGCACCTGGGATACAGCTGGCTGTACGGTACCTTTAAAGATTTTGACGGCACATTCACCTTTGACGAGAAGAATCCTGCCGCCGATAAGGTCAACGTAACCATTAATACCAACAGCGTGGATACCAATCATGCTGAACGTGATAAACATCTGCGCAGCGGGGAATTCCTCAATGTCGCGAAATACCCGCAGGCGACCTTCACCTCCACGGAAGTGAAAAAAGAGGGTGATAAGCTGAATATTACCGGCAACCTGACGCTTAACGGCGTAACAAAACCGGTCACGCTTGATGCTAAATTACTGGGTCAGGGTGACGATCCGTGGGGGGGTAAACGCGCAGGTTTTGAAGCGGCGGGTAAAATTCACCTGAAAGATTTTAATATCACAACGGATTTAGGCCCGGCGTCTCAGGACGTTGAGCTGATTATTTCCGTTGAAGGTGTACAGCAGAAATCATAA
- a CDS encoding rhodanese-related sulfurtransferase → MPVLHNRVSNEMLKARMLAETEPRTTISFYKYFTIDDPQATRDALYQAFTALNVFGRVYLAREGINAQISVPESKVSAFRDVLYQFDPALDGLRLNIALDDDGKSFWVLRMKVRERIVADGIDDPAFNAADVGEYLKAAEVNAMLDDPDAVFIDMRNHYEYEVGHFENAMEIPADTFREQLPKAVEMMQEHKDKKIVMYCTGGIRCEKASAWMKHNGFNKVWHIEGGIIEYARRAREQGLPVRFIGKNFVFDERMGERISEDVIAHCHQCGAPCDTHTNCKNDGCHLLFIQCPACAEKFNGCCSELCSEESILPEEEQRRRRAGRENGNKIFNKSRGRLNTKLGIPDPE, encoded by the coding sequence ATGCCAGTGTTACACAACCGCGTGTCGAATGAGATGTTGAAAGCGCGTATGTTGGCTGAAACCGAACCGCGTACAACCATCTCTTTCTATAAATACTTCACAATCGACGATCCGCAGGCGACCCGCGATGCGCTTTATCAGGCGTTCACGGCGCTGAACGTCTTCGGCCGCGTCTACCTTGCCCGTGAAGGCATCAACGCGCAAATTAGCGTACCGGAAAGCAAAGTCAGCGCCTTCCGCGACGTGCTTTATCAGTTCGATCCGGCCCTCGACGGCTTGCGCCTGAACATTGCTCTGGACGATGACGGGAAATCCTTCTGGGTGCTGCGCATGAAGGTGCGTGAACGCATCGTGGCGGACGGTATCGACGATCCTGCGTTTAACGCGGCGGATGTCGGTGAATATCTCAAGGCTGCGGAAGTGAATGCGATGCTGGACGATCCGGATGCCGTGTTCATTGATATGCGTAACCACTATGAATACGAAGTGGGGCATTTCGAGAACGCGATGGAAATCCCGGCTGATACCTTCCGCGAGCAGCTGCCCAAGGCGGTTGAGATGATGCAGGAACATAAAGATAAAAAGATCGTTATGTACTGCACCGGCGGTATTCGCTGTGAGAAAGCCAGCGCGTGGATGAAGCACAACGGCTTTAATAAGGTCTGGCATATTGAAGGCGGCATTATCGAGTACGCCCGCCGCGCCCGCGAGCAGGGTTTACCGGTGCGCTTTATCGGGAAAAACTTTGTCTTTGACGAGCGTATGGGTGAGCGTATCTCGGAAGACGTTATTGCCCACTGCCACCAGTGCGGCGCACCGTGCGATACCCATACCAACTGCAAAAACGACGGGTGTCATCTGCTGTTCATTCAGTGCCCGGCCTGTGCCGAGAAGTTTAACGGCTGCTGTAGCGAACTGTGCAGCGAAGAGAGCATCCTGCCGGAAGAAGAGCAGCGTCGCCGTCGCGCAGGACGTGAAAACGGCAACAAGATTTTCAATAAATCACGCGGCCGTCTGAATACCAAACTGGGTATCCCTGACCCGGAATGA
- a CDS encoding YceO family protein yields the protein MRRIVSFLMNNIREHFMLYILLWALLAIIDFVYIVFY from the coding sequence ATGCGCAGGATCGTTAGCTTTCTGATGAATAATATTCGCGAGCATTTCATGCTCTATATCTTATTGTGGGCGCTGCTGGCTATTATTGATTTTGTTTACATTGTATTTTATTGA